GTACGGGTGGCGAAGTGCCGCTCCAGGTCGTCCTGCAAGGCCGAGCGGCCCGGGGTCGGGCAGGAGATGAGGGTGATCGCATTGTCCGCCAACTCGCCCATGCCCTCCTCGTGCAGCAGGTCGAGCATCCAGTCCGCACTGAACGCCGCGTCCTCACGGGGCACGGTGGTCACCACCAGCTGGTCGGCGGCCTGCATCACCGTGCGCCAGTTGGGGCTCTCCACGTTGTTGCCGGTGTCCACGCAGACCACGTCGTGGGTGCGCCGCAGCAGCTCCAGCACACGCCGGACGGTGAACTGGTCCAGTCGCTGGGCGAAGCGCGGGCTCTCCTCGCCGGCCAGCACGTCGTACGAGCCGTCGGAGGCGTGCCGCAGGTAGTCGTCCAGCCGATCCAGCAGGGTCGCGTCCTCGAGGATCTCGATCTGGGCCAGGTCGGTGATCAGGTGTCGGATCGTCCGGGCGTGCCGGGCGCTGCCCGCACGCAGCCCGAGGGTGCCGCGCAGCTCGTTGTCGTCCCAGGCCAGCACGCCCTGCCCGCGCACGCTGCCGACCGTGGCCGCGGCGAGCACGGTGGCGGTGGTCTTGTGCACCCCGCCCTTGGGGTTCGCGAAGGCGAACACCCGGGGTGTGCCCAGGTCACGCCGGAGCACCCCGTCGGCCCGCTCCTGCTCCTGGTCGACGCTCTGCGGGCGCCACTCGACACGAGTCGGATAGGCGCGCTCGGCGATCGCCGAGCCGACCGTCGGCGCGACCGGCGGGGCGGGTGGCGGGGCAACTGGCGGTGCCGGTGGCGGCGCGACCGTCGGTGCGACGGGTGGCGCGACGGGTGGGGGCGACGGTGCGGACACCGGGTAGCCGGTCTCCGGCTGGTAACCGGTCTGCAGCAGGGCGTACCGCGACTCCACCGGCGGGTCGCCCGGCCGGTAGCCGTTGTCCAGCAAGGCGTAGCGCGACTGGACCGGGTCGGTGCCGCGCGGCGGCGGCTCGGGCTCGGCCCGGTACGTCGGTTCGGCCCGGTAGCCAGGCTCGGCCCGGTAGTCCGGCTCGGCCCGATAGCCCGGCTCCGCGCGGTAGTCCGGCTCAGGCCGGTAGTCCGGCCCCACCCGATAGCCCGGCTCCGCCCGGTAATCGGGCTCAACGCGATAACCCGGCTCGGCCCGGTAGTCCGGCTCCGCCCGATAGCCCGGCTCGGTCCGGTACGCCGGCTCCGACCGGTAGTCCGGCTCGGGCCGATAGCCCGGCTCCGCCCGGTACGCCGGGTCGGCCCGGTAGGCGGGGTCGACGCGATAGGTCGCCTCGGCACGGTAAGCGGGCTCCGCGCCGTACGACAGCTCGGCCGGATGCCCGACGGCGGGTGCCCGCCCGGCGTACCCGTTCGGGGCCGCGCGCCGAGGCAGAGGGTCCGGCGGCGTCTCGTCGGCCCGCCGGTCCGCCTCGGTCTGCTCCGCGCCGCGACCGCCCAGCCGGGCGCGGTCCAACAACGCGCGCCACCGCGGCGCTGGTTCGGCCGGCCGGCCCCAGCCGGTGTCACTGCCCTCCACGGCCCGCCCTCCCAGCGCCATCGATCTCCGTCTGACAGGCTACGAACCAAACCCTATTCGGACCACACCTCAGAGCGCACACCAGCCGACGCCGATCACGACGCCATGGGTGCCGGCGGCTCGGCCTCGGCGGTGTCTGGCGAGGTGGTCACGCTCGGCGGCGCCGACTCGGTGGGCTCGGGCGACGACGGTTCGCGTGACGGAGTCGTCACGACCGGTGCGGGTTCCGACGATTCGCCCATAGACGCCGAGGGCCCCGGCAGGCCCGGTGTCGGCTCCGACCGTTCGACCGGGGTCGGCTCAGGGCTCGACCCGGTGTCGGCCGGCGGCCGCACCACATCGTTCTGCTCGGGCAGTGGCGGCGTGAAGACCGTGCGGTCCAGCCGGTACACCTCGGGGGCGGGGTCGACCGCCCGCACGTCCGGCCGGCCCGCCACGTCGCGAAGCGCCACCGGCGTCGCCCGCACCACCGCCGCGTAGACGCAGGCACAGCCGGTGCGGTACGCCGCCGCCTCGGCGGCCGCCACCTCGGCGCCGCTGGCGTAGCGCGCACGCAGCTCCCGCTCGCCCGCACCGTCACCGTCGACCGCGGCGGCCCTGGCCCGGTAGTCGGCGGCTTCGGTGTCCTTGCGGACCGCCACCTGCTTCATACCGGCGACCACGTCGTCCGGCACCCGCAGCGCGGGGATCTTGACGATCTCGGTCTGACGCCCGGGCAGCGGAACCCGCCCGAAGACGGTCGAGACCGGAACGTCGCCGAGCACCGTCACCAGGCGCTGCGGCGGCAGGTACGCGTCAAGCGTGACCAGCGCGTAGGTGCCGTCCCCGGGAGCCGGGGCCGACGCGGGCAGCGCCGCCAGATCGGCCGCGGCGGACCGCAGGTAGCCGGGGACGGAGTCGCCGTCGGTCACCCCGACCCGCGTCACCTCGCCCACCGTGCGGTCGCCAACCGACGTGTCGTCGGTGGCCCAGACCGCGGTGCCCAGCACCGCCGCCGCGGAGAACACGGCGGCCCAGGTGAGCACCCCGGACCGCGCCGACCGGTTGCCCAGCCGCGCCACGGCCCGGGTCAGCGGCGGCAGCAGCCGTTGGTCCAGCTGCCGCAGCAGGTTGCCGGCGCGCACGGGCGGGATCCCCTCGTTGGATCGGTGTCGGGCGGTCGCCGCTCAGTCACGCAGGATCTGGAGCGCGCGGTCCAGGTCGTCAGGGTAGTCGCTGACGAACCGGACCTCGTCCCCCGTTCGGGGGTGCAGGAAGCTCAGTTCGCGGGCGTGCAGCCACTGTCGGGCCAGGCCGAGACGAGCCGAGAGGGTGGGATCGGCGCCGTAGGTGAGGTCACCCACACAGGGGTGCCGCAGGGTGGAGAAGTGCACCCGGATCTGGTGGGTCCGGCCGGTCTCCAGTCGGACGTCGACCAGGCTGGCCGCCGGGAACGCCTCCAGGGTGTCGTAGTGGGTGATGCTCGGCTTTCCACCGGAGACCACCGCCCAGCGGTAGTCGTGGGTGGGGTGCCGGTCGATCGGCGCGTCCACCGTGCCGCGCAGCGGGTCCAGGTGACCCTGCACCACCGCGTGGTAGCCCTTGTCCACCTCGCGGTACTTGAAGGCCCGCTTCAACGCCGTGTACGCCTGTTCGCTCTTGGCCACCACCATGATCCCGGTGGTGCCCACGTCGAGCCGGTGCACCACGCCCTGCCGCTCGGCGGCGCCACTGGTGGAGATGCGGTGGCCGATCGCGGCGAGGGCGCCGATCACCGACGGGCCGGTCCACCCGGGGCTGGGGTGCGCGGCCACTCCCACGGGCTTGTCGACCACGACGATGTCGTCGTCGGCGTAGACGACCCGCAGTCCGGGCACCGCCTGCGGCACCACGGTCGGCGGTGCGATCGGGGCAGGCAGCGTGACGTCCAGCCACGAGCCGGCCTTGACCTTGTACGAGTTGGGCCGGGCGATGCCGTCGACCAATGCGTCCCCGGCATCGACCAGGGCGGCGGCGGTGGTGCGGGAGAGCCCGAACAGACGTGCCACCGCCTGGTCCAGTCGCATGCTGTCGAGACCGTCCGGCACGGGCAGGGAACGGTGATCGCCGCCAGCGGCGAACGCGGAGGTCATGCCCGCTCCCGCTGGTCGGCGGCCTGCACGGCGTCGGTCTCGGCCGGGTCGCCGTCGCGGCCGGCCCGCCGGCCGTCACGCTGGCGGCCGGTCAGCTCCAACAGGACGGCCAGCAGCACGCCGCAGACCAGCGAGCTGTCCGCCAGGTTGAACACCGGCCAGACCTGGCCGTACGGGTTGAACAGGCTGATCATGTCGACCACGTGCCCGTGGAAGGGGCCGGGCGCCCGGAAGATCCGGTCGACGAGATTGCCCAGTGCGCCGCCCAGCACCAGGCCGAGCGAGATCGCCCAGGGCAGCGAGCGCAGTCGCAGTGCCATCCAGACGATCCAGCCGACCACACCAATGGTGATCAGCGGGAAGATCCAGGTGTGGTCCGCGCCGATGCTCCAGGCGGCTCCGCTGTTGCGGGTCAGGCTCAGGTAGACGAACCCCCCGAGCAGCCGGACCGGCTCCCGGTCGGTCAGCGCGGCCAACGCGAGGTGCTTGGTGACCAGGTCGGCCAGCAGGGCCACCAGGGCGACTCCGGCCAGAATCGCGACGGCCCGGGGCCGGCGTGTGCCGCCTCCCGGGTCGGTGCGGCCGGGTTCGGCGGACGGTGCTGCGGTCATGCGCTCCCCATCGACAGTCTTGGCGGTGATCACTCACCGTCTCATCGCCGCCGGGGAACGGACCTCAGCGCCGCTCCTCCAGCTGCTTGCACGTCACACACTGGGTGGCCGACGGGAAGGCGGCGAGGCGCTCGACCGGGATCGGGTTGCCGCACCGCTCGCACCAGCCGTAACCACCCTCGTCGAGACGCTCCAGAGCGCGCTCAACCTGCGTGATCCGTTCCAGAATGCTGTTGGCGAGTGAAATCTCCTGCTCCCGCTCAAGCGTCTTGGTGCCCGTGTCGGCCTGGTCGTCCCCGGCCGAGTCGGTCAGCCGCTCGCGCTGCAGCTCGGTGATCTCACTCAGCGTCTGATCGTACTCGGCGCGAAGCTCGTCCCGCCGCGCCGCCAGCGCCGCCCGGATCTTCTCGGTCTCCGCCGTGCTGCGGGTGGCCTTGGCCACCGGCTTGCGCCCGGCGGTCCTGGTGTCGGCTGGCTTCGCCATGGGTCGCTCCCTCGGCCGCGGAACCGCGTGGTCTGCGGCACCTGGTCAGGGGGCGCCGACCAAGGCGTCCCCTATGTACGAAAAGGGGCGCACGGCGACGATGGCCGCGCACTCCCGAGGTTGGCAAGAATACGGAACGTACAGGCGTCCGACAACGTGCCGCACCGTCGCACCGCTTAACAGCCCCTAGCCCTGCCGAACTGGGGCAAAGGGAACGCTAGCAGATCAACCGACCGCCTCATCCCCGTACTCACCAAACCATCGGGCCAGGCGGCCCCGCCGACTGACCGCCCGCAGCCGCCGTTCCGCGGCGTCCCGCACCCCGGCTGTCGCCACGATCAGCAGACTGTCGCCGGTCTTCAGCCGGGTGTCCGGCGCGGGCACGAAACCCACCCCGTCGCGCAGCACCAGGGTGACCGATGCGCCCAGCGGGAGCCGCAGTTCGTCGACGTGTACGCCCGCCAACCGCGAGCCCGGTGGCACCTCCAACTGCAGCAGGTCCGCCCGCATCCGCTCCAGCGGCGCGGTCTCCACGTGGATCTCGGCGGCCTCGGCCGGCGCGGTCACCCGCAACCAGCGGGCGAACGGCCCCAGTGTCCCCGTCTGCACCAGCGTGAAGATCACCACCAGCACGAAGACCACATCGAAGAGGCGCTCCGCTCCGGGCACCCGCTCGGAGAGCGGAATGGTGGCCAGCACGATCGGCACCGCCCCGCGCAGCCCAGCCCAGGACAGGAACGCCTGTTCTCGGAGGCCGACCCGGAACGGCAGCGCCGACACGGCCACCGACAGCGGCCGGGCCAGCAGCACCAGAGCCAGCCCCGCGACCACCGCAGGCAGCACCGCCGCGTCCAACCGGCCCGGCGAGACCAGCAACCCGAGCAGCACGAACAGCCCGATCTGAGCGAGCCACGCCAGCCCGTCCGCGAAGCCGAGGATCGCCTGCCGGTGCGACAACCGGGCATTGCCGAGCAGCACCCCGGCCACGTAGACGGCGAGGAACCCCGAGGCGTGCAGCACCGCCCCCGCGGCGTACGCCAACACGGTGATGCCCACCGCGGCGATCGGGTAGAGCCCGGCCGAGGGCAGCGCGGCCCGGCGCAGCGCCCAGGTGCCGGCAACGCCCGCCCCCACGCCCACCGCCGCACCGACGCCCAGTTCGTAGCAGAGCAGCGCGACCTCGTACCACCATGGGTGCGACCAGCCGTGATGGGACAGCAGCACCACCAGCAGCACCACCGGGGCGTCGTTCATGCCCGACTCGGCCTCCAACGTCGCCACCAGCCGGGGCGGCAGCCGCAGCCGGCGCAGGGTGGCGAAGACGGCCGCCGCGTCGGTGGACGAGAGCACCGCGCCATAGAGCAGTCCCAACCGCCAGTCCAGCCCCAGCAACAGGTGCACGGCGACGCCGACCACCAGAATGCTGACGACCACCCCGACCGTGGAGAGCGCGGAGGCCAGCCCGAGCACCGGGCGCAGCGTGGTCCACCGGGCGGTGAGGCCGCCCTCCGCGATGATCACGATCAGCGCGCAGAAGCCGAGGGTCCGGGTCAGCTCGACGTCGTCGAAGCGGATGCCCAGCCCGCCCTCGCCGATCGCCACACCCAGCGCCAGATAGACCAGAAGGCTGGGCACGCCGAGCCGGGAGGAGAGTCGCACCGCACCGACCGCCACGAGCAGCACAGCCGCGCCCAACAGCAGCGCGATATCCAACCCGGGCGTCACGGCTTCCTGGCCTGGGCTTTCCTCACTCGGCGGATCCGTCGCGCAGTCGGCGCAGCACCCCGGACAGCTCCGGGCCGGGCCGATCGACGAGGAAGAGCTTGTCCCGACTCGCCGCGCCGGCGCGCAGTGACACCGCGGCCGGTCGGACCCCCAGGGCCCCGGCCAATGCCCGGCGAGCCGCCTCGGTCGCCCGGCCGTCGACGGCCGGGTCGTGCACCGCGATCACGAGGGCGGGCCCGTGCGGACCATCGAAGCGGCCGCCCACCCGGTCCCGGGAGGCACCAGGCTTCACTCGTACCGCCACGGTGAGCGTGTCCTGCGCGGGCACCGGCGCCGCTTCAGATCGGCCGGGCGTCGGCGAGCAGAGCGGTGGCTGGCGCGCAGTGCGCGCACGGAGTGAAACCGAGCTCCACGGCCTCGGCGACCGGCAGTGTCTCGGGTACCTGACCAACGAGGTGCGGGCAACTGTCGAGGTGGTAGCGGGGGCGACCGTCCACCACCTGGACCGGATCGGGAAGTCGAGCCACCCGGGCCGCCTCGGCGGGGGTGACCGGCTGCTCGGCCGGCTCGTCGACTGCCGGGGCGTCACGGCGGAAGGCGTCGTCGGTCGACGCCGCGAACGGCGACGCCGGGCTGACGGGTCTGGCACGAGCGGACGCGTCATCGGCCGGAGTCACGAACGGCGCCCCCTGGTCAACCGGCGGCGCGGGTGGTTGCCGCCACCCGGTGCCGCCGGTACCAACCGTCGTGGGCATGTGCTGGACCGGCACCTCCGGCTCGACCAGCGGTGGCCCGTACGCGACATCCGGCGTGGCCTGGCTGGCCGTGCGGGGTGCGTCGGGGTGCCGCCGGCCGGTCCGGCCGGGATCCGCCGTAGCGCGGTTGGCGGCTGCCTGGCGGGCGCCCACCACCAACGCCACGGCGGCCAGCAGACTGGCCGCGATGGAGATGATCAACATAAAGCTGGAACCACCGGCCAGACCGAGCACCAGCAGTACCACCGCGACGAGGATGAGCAGGAGACTTGCGACTATCACGGCTCACCCCCGCCGCGTCGTACCGTCCAGACAAGGCCGGCGACCGTCACCATTGGCGGACAGCGATCGCCGGCCGGTGCTCAGCGTCCGGCTTCGAGGGCGCCGGAGCGCCCGCCGCCGCCGTAGGACCCGGCGAGACCCGCAGCAGCGAGCCCGTTGCCGCCAGCGACCCGACCTGCCTCGGAACGGGTCATCTCGGCCTCGAGGCCCTGGCCGCGACCGTCGAGGTCACGCAGCTGGCTCTCCAGGTATGCCTTGAGCCGGGTGCGGTACTCGCGCTCGAACTGCTTGAGCTCCTCGATGTGCTTCTGCAGCGCCGTGCGCTTGGCGTCCAGGCCGCCCATGGCCTCCTGGTGCCGCTGGCGTGCGTCCCGCTCGAGGGCGTCAGCCTTCGCGCGCGCCTCCCGGGTCACCTCCTCGGCCTTGCCACGGGCCTCGGACAGCAGCTGGTCGGCCTCGCGACGAGCGTCGGACACGTGGTCGTCGGCGGTGCGCTGGGCCATCATCAGCACGCGCAGGGCCTGCTGCTCACCGTCACCGGTGACGCCGCCGGCCGGGCCGCCGGTCGCGCGGACCTGCTCCAGCTCGGACTGCATCGCGCGGGCCGCCTGCTCGGCTGCCGACTTGTCGCGCTGCACCCGGTCCAGTTGGGCCTTGACGTCGTTGAGCTCCGCCGCAAGTCGGGCGTCGCCGCCGGGGCCTGCGGGGGCACCGCCACGGCCGCCGCGCTCCACCTGGGCGCGCAGCTCGTTGTTTTCCTCGATGAGACGGGCGAGCTCGCGCTCGACCTCGTCCAGGAAGGCGTCGACCTCCTCCTCGTCATACCCCCGTTTGCCGATCGGCGGCTTTTTGAAGGCGACGTTGTGGACGTCGGCCGGGGTCAGCGGCATCGAAACTCCTCGGGTCAGTTGCGGCCGCGAAAGCGCGTCGGTCATCAGGCAGATGCCCTGATCGACGGCCCTAACACGAACTCCATCAGCACGAACAGGATAACCAGGAGCACAAGGGAGGCCAGGTCGATGCTCACGGTACCAATTCGCAGCGGAGGGATCACACGCCTCAACGCGTTGAGAGGGGGATCAGTGACGCTCCACACGGATTCCAATCCTGCCGATGCGCCACGCCCCGGTTGCCAGCGGCGGCCGTACTGCAGGACGGCGCTCAACACGAACCGGGACAGAAGAAGGAGCAGGAAGACATAAAGGATCAGGTACAGCACTTGCAGTAAGATCGACAACACGGTCAGCGACGTCCCTCGGGTCGGGCGGGGTCAACTCAGACTGAAAAAACCGCCCTCAGCGATCTTGGCCTTGTCCTCAGCGGTGACCTGGACATTAGCCGGTGAGAGCAGGAACACCCGATTGGTCACGCGCTCGATCGTACCGCGCAGGCCGAACGCCAGACCGGCGGCGAAGTCCACCAGACGGCGGGCATCGGCCTCATCCATCTCGGTGAGATTGATGATCACTGGAACACCGTCGCGGAAGTGCTCACCGATCGTGCGCGCCTCCCGGTAGGTGGTCGGGTGCAGGGTCGTGATCTGGTAGCGCTGCTCCTCCTCGGGCAGCGCCCGCTCCCGCGACGTGACCTGCGGCGCGAGGGCCAGATTGTCCCGGGTGTGGTAGGTCAGCGCGCCGGAGGTCTCGCCCGCCGACGACCGGGTGATCGATCGGACGCTGGCCCGCTCGACCCGCTCCGGACGCTCGACGTCACCACGCTCGGACTCGCTCAACCGCCCGCTCGCACGCTCGGAGAGTCGACCCCGCTCACTGGCACGCGGCCGGGGAGCCGGCGGCTCCTCGGTGTCGTCCTCATCCTCGTCGGCGAACTCCTCGGCGTACCGGCTCTGCCGGTAACGCGAGTCGCGGTAGCCACCCTTGTCGTAGCCACCGTCGTCGTAGGCCCGCTCGTCGTCTTCTTCGACCAGACCGAGCCAGACCCCCGCCTTGCGCAGTGCACCCATCCCGCGCCCTTCCGTCCGCCGTGCGGCACGCGCCCCCGTGCCATGTCGCCCGTCGCGAGTGGACAACCATGCCCATCGGACCGGGATGGCAATCCCCCGGCGCGCGATTCGCGTCGCACGCCACGACCCCCGACTAGGAGACGCCACCCCTGAAACAACACTGATGTAATTTGCATGTCTCGCGGTCAGGCTACCGCAGCGTGGGACGCATTCCGAGCAACGCGCTACCGACGCGGACATGTGTCGCGCCGTATCGGATCGCGATGTCGAAATCTCCGCTCATTCCCGCGGAGAGGTCAGTCGCTCCCGGATGGACTGCCCGAAACACGCCGGCAACCTCGGCGAGTCGGGCAAAGGCCCGGTCCGGCTCCCACCCCAGCGGCGCCACCGCCATGAGACCCACCAGACGCAGGCCTGGCGCTTCGGCGACCGCCTCGGCCACCGGTTCCAGCCCGGCACCCGGATCGGCCGAACCGGGCAGCGCTCCGCCCCGGGCCGCGTCGCCGTCGATGCTCACCTGGATCATGGCGTCGAGCGGCACCTCCCGGTCGGCGGCCGCGGTGGCCAGCGCCCGGGCCAGCCGGACACTGTCGACGGACTGCACCACGTCGGCGTACCGGACCACCGAGCGGGCCTTGTTGCGCTGCAGCTGGCCGATGAAGTGCCAACGGGGACGTACCCCGGCCGCAGCCACCTCGGCGGCCTTACCGGCTGCCTCCTGGTCGCGGTTCTCCCCCATGTCGGTCACGCCGAGCCCGGCCAGCGCCACCACGTCGCTGGCCGGGTAGGTCTTCGTCACCGCGATCATCGTGACCTCGGCGCGGTCCCGGCCGGCCTCCGCGCAGGCGTCGGCGATCCGGGATCGGACCTGGGCCAGGCCGGCCTCGAGTTCGGCGTGCCGGTCCGGCCGCACCGTAGCTGAGCTGTCGGTCATCGGCGGTGCTCAGGACCCGTTCTTGAGGAAGTCGGGAACGTCCACGTCGTCGAAGAGCACTCGGCGCGGCGACTGGGCCGGAGCCGGGTTGGTGGCCGGTGCCGGCACCGGGGTGCTCTGCGGCGCCGGCTGGTTGGTGTTGGTCTTGCGGGTCGGCTCGGCCGCCTTGTACGCGGGCGTGCCGCCGTCGAAGCCAGCCGCGATGACCGTCACCCGCACCTCGTCGCCGAGCGCGTCGTCGATGACCGCGCCGAAGATGATGTTGGCGTCCGGGTGAGCCGCGTCAGTGACCAGCTGGGCAGCGTCGTTGATCTCGAACAGGCCCAGGTCGGACCCGCCGGCGATGGAGAGCAGCACGCCGCGCGCGCCGTCCATGCTCTGCTCCAGCAGCGGGCTGGAGATGGCCGCCTCGGCCGCCTCGACCGCGCGATTTTCCCCGCGGGCGCTGCCGATGCCCATCAACGCGCTGCCGGCGCCGCTCATCACGCTCTTGACGTCGGCGAAGTCCAGGTTGATCAGACCCGGGGTGGTGATCAGGTCGGTGATGCCCTGCACACCCGAGAGCAGCACCTGGTCGGCCGTGCGGAACGCGTCCATCATGCTGATGTTGCGGTCACCCAGGGCCAGCAGCCGGTCGTTCGGGATGACGATCAGGGTGTCGCACTGGTTGCGGAGTTCGTCTATTCCCGTCTCGGCCTGCACCTGGCGGCGCTTGCCCTCGAAGGAGAACGGACGGGTCACCACGCCGATGGTGAGCGCGCCGAGCTTGCGGGCGATGTTCGCCACGACGGGCGCGCCGCCGGTGCCGGTGCCGCCGCCCTCACCGCAGGTCACGAAGACCATGTCGGCGCCCTTGAGCACCTCCTCGATCTCGTCGCGGTGGTCCTCGGCGGCGTTCTTGCCGACGTCCGGGTTGGCGCCGGCACCCAGGCCGCGGGTCAGCTCCCGCCCGACGTCGAGCTTGACGTCGGCGTCACTCATCAGCAGCGCCTGCGCATCGGTGTTGATCGCGATGAACTCGACGCCCTTGAGCCCAACCTCGATCATCCGGTTGACGGCGTTGACGCCGCCGCCCCCGATGCCGACGACCTTGATGACCGCCAGGTAGTTGTGCGGAGGTGTCATCTCCGGTCCTTTCCTTCGAGATTGGCTTCGGCCGACCGGGTACGGCGTGGCCAGACCAGCGGCCGACGACAGCTGTCACCAGCGAGGATCAGAGGTGAACCTTAACCCTCTACTAGAGGCTTACAGTTATGTCAACCACTGATCCTCTTCGGGGCAACGTAAGCGCCACCGCCCGATGAGCCAAGGACCCGAGCGGCGTGTCGCCGCGCGGAGCGTGACGGGTCACCTCCGCGCACGCTCCCAGGTCACCGAAAGGTCACCACGTCCGGCGCGCTCACGTCGATCCGGTCGGTGTCCTGATCGAGCAGCGCGGTGGCCACCCGGGCCTTGTCCGTACCCCGGGTCGCGTCGCCCCAGACCACCGTCCGATCGCCCCGCAACCGCAGGCTGATCCGGGCCAACCCCTCCACGCTCACGTCCACCAGCTCCGCGCGCAGCTGCGGGGTCAGCGCGACGAGCACCTCCAGCGCGG
The window above is part of the Micromonospora sp. LH3U1 genome. Proteins encoded here:
- a CDS encoding TraR/DksA family transcriptional regulator, which codes for MAKPADTRTAGRKPVAKATRSTAETEKIRAALAARRDELRAEYDQTLSEITELQRERLTDSAGDDQADTGTKTLEREQEISLANSILERITQVERALERLDEGGYGWCERCGNPIPVERLAAFPSATQCVTCKQLEERR
- a CDS encoding RluA family pseudouridine synthase produces the protein MTSAFAAGGDHRSLPVPDGLDSMRLDQAVARLFGLSRTTAAALVDAGDALVDGIARPNSYKVKAGSWLDVTLPAPIAPPTVVPQAVPGLRVVYADDDIVVVDKPVGVAAHPSPGWTGPSVIGALAAIGHRISTSGAAERQGVVHRLDVGTTGIMVVAKSEQAYTALKRAFKYREVDKGYHAVVQGHLDPLRGTVDAPIDRHPTHDYRWAVVSGGKPSITHYDTLEAFPAASLVDVRLETGRTHQIRVHFSTLRHPCVGDLTYGADPTLSARLGLARQWLHARELSFLHPRTGDEVRFVSDYPDDLDRALQILRD
- a CDS encoding cell division protein SepF, with the translated sequence MGALRKAGVWLGLVEEDDERAYDDGGYDKGGYRDSRYRQSRYAEEFADEDEDDTEEPPAPRPRASERGRLSERASGRLSESERGDVERPERVERASVRSITRSSAGETSGALTYHTRDNLALAPQVTSRERALPEEEQRYQITTLHPTTYREARTIGEHFRDGVPVIINLTEMDEADARRLVDFAAGLAFGLRGTIERVTNRVFLLSPANVQVTAEDKAKIAEGGFFSLS
- a CDS encoding MinD/ParA family ATP-binding protein translates to MALGGRAVEGSDTGWGRPAEPAPRWRALLDRARLGGRGAEQTEADRRADETPPDPLPRRAAPNGYAGRAPAVGHPAELSYGAEPAYRAEATYRVDPAYRADPAYRAEPGYRPEPDYRSEPAYRTEPGYRAEPDYRAEPGYRVEPDYRAEPGYRVGPDYRPEPDYRAEPGYRAEPDYRAEPGYRAEPTYRAEPEPPPRGTDPVQSRYALLDNGYRPGDPPVESRYALLQTGYQPETGYPVSAPSPPPVAPPVAPTVAPPPAPPVAPPPAPPVAPTVGSAIAERAYPTRVEWRPQSVDQEQERADGVLRRDLGTPRVFAFANPKGGVHKTTATVLAAATVGSVRGQGVLAWDDNELRGTLGLRAGSARHARTIRHLITDLAQIEILEDATLLDRLDDYLRHASDGSYDVLAGEESPRFAQRLDQFTVRRVLELLRRTHDVVCVDTGNNVESPNWRTVMQAADQLVVTTVPREDAAFSADWMLDLLHEEGMGELADNAITLISCPTPGRSALQDDLERHFATRTRGVAVVPYDPALETGSSIEYHQLQPETRQAWLRAAAMMVEPFAR
- a CDS encoding potassium/proton antiporter — translated: MTPGLDIALLLGAAVLLVAVGAVRLSSRLGVPSLLVYLALGVAIGEGGLGIRFDDVELTRTLGFCALIVIIAEGGLTARWTTLRPVLGLASALSTVGVVVSILVVGVAVHLLLGLDWRLGLLYGAVLSSTDAAAVFATLRRLRLPPRLVATLEAESGMNDAPVVLLVVLLSHHGWSHPWWYEVALLCYELGVGAAVGVGAGVAGTWALRRAALPSAGLYPIAAVGITVLAYAAGAVLHASGFLAVYVAGVLLGNARLSHRQAILGFADGLAWLAQIGLFVLLGLLVSPGRLDAAVLPAVVAGLALVLLARPLSVAVSALPFRVGLREQAFLSWAGLRGAVPIVLATIPLSERVPGAERLFDVVFVLVVIFTLVQTGTLGPFARWLRVTAPAEAAEIHVETAPLERMRADLLQLEVPPGSRLAGVHVDELRLPLGASVTLVLRDGVGFVPAPDTRLKTGDSLLIVATAGVRDAAERRLRAVSRRGRLARWFGEYGDEAVG
- a CDS encoding DUF167 domain-containing protein, whose protein sequence is MPAQDTLTVAVRVKPGASRDRVGGRFDGPHGPALVIAVHDPAVDGRATEAARRALAGALGVRPAAVSLRAGAASRDKLFLVDRPGPELSGVLRRLRDGSAE
- a CDS encoding YggS family pyridoxal phosphate-dependent enzyme → MTDSSATVRPDRHAELEAGLAQVRSRIADACAEAGRDRAEVTMIAVTKTYPASDVVALAGLGVTDMGENRDQEAAGKAAEVAAAGVRPRWHFIGQLQRNKARSVVRYADVVQSVDSVRLARALATAAADREVPLDAMIQVSIDGDAARGGALPGSADPGAGLEPVAEAVAEAPGLRLVGLMAVAPLGWEPDRAFARLAEVAGVFRAVHPGATDLSAGMSGDFDIAIRYGATHVRVGSALLGMRPTLR
- a CDS encoding DivIVA domain-containing protein, which encodes MPLTPADVHNVAFKKPPIGKRGYDEEEVDAFLDEVERELARLIEENNELRAQVERGGRGGAPAGPGGDARLAAELNDVKAQLDRVQRDKSAAEQAARAMQSELEQVRATGGPAGGVTGDGEQQALRVLMMAQRTADDHVSDARREADQLLSEARGKAEEVTREARAKADALERDARQRHQEAMGGLDAKRTALQKHIEELKQFEREYRTRLKAYLESQLRDLDGRGQGLEAEMTRSEAGRVAGGNGLAAAGLAGSYGGGGRSGALEAGR
- the ftsZ gene encoding cell division protein FtsZ; protein product: MTPPHNYLAVIKVVGIGGGGVNAVNRMIEVGLKGVEFIAINTDAQALLMSDADVKLDVGRELTRGLGAGANPDVGKNAAEDHRDEIEEVLKGADMVFVTCGEGGGTGTGGAPVVANIARKLGALTIGVVTRPFSFEGKRRQVQAETGIDELRNQCDTLIVIPNDRLLALGDRNISMMDAFRTADQVLLSGVQGITDLITTPGLINLDFADVKSVMSGAGSALMGIGSARGENRAVEAAEAAISSPLLEQSMDGARGVLLSIAGGSDLGLFEINDAAQLVTDAAHPDANIIFGAVIDDALGDEVRVTVIAAGFDGGTPAYKAAEPTRKTNTNQPAPQSTPVPAPATNPAPAQSPRRVLFDDVDVPDFLKNGS
- a CDS encoding YggT family protein, with product MLSILLQVLYLILYVFLLLLLSRFVLSAVLQYGRRWQPGRGASAGLESVWSVTDPPLNALRRVIPPLRIGTVSIDLASLVLLVILFVLMEFVLGPSIRASA
- the lspA gene encoding signal peptidase II, translating into MTAAPSAEPGRTDPGGGTRRPRAVAILAGVALVALLADLVTKHLALAALTDREPVRLLGGFVYLSLTRNSGAAWSIGADHTWIFPLITIGVVGWIVWMALRLRSLPWAISLGLVLGGALGNLVDRIFRAPGPFHGHVVDMISLFNPYGQVWPVFNLADSSLVCGVLLAVLLELTGRQRDGRRAGRDGDPAETDAVQAADQRERA